One Oncorhynchus clarkii lewisi isolate Uvic-CL-2024 chromosome 31, UVic_Ocla_1.0, whole genome shotgun sequence DNA segment encodes these proteins:
- the LOC139390947 gene encoding enolase-phosphatase E1: MQTQVSLEVVPYQSVATSPMIPPQGAGADAFPFPASSRSLKVVLCQSVATSPMTPPQGAGADAFPFPASSRSLKVVQCQSVATSPMTPPQGAGADAFPFPASSRSLKVVQQHSVATSPMTPPQGAGADAFPFPASSRSLKVVQQHSVATSPMTPPQGAGADAFPFPASSRSLKVVQNHSVATSPMTPPQGAGADAFPFPASSRSLKVVQNHSVATSPMTPPQGAGADAFPFPAASRPGAETKDAELQVVHQVEFRSVATAPMTPKNNNSPTIPSAFPELNRREGEERTEERREKEGRDERETTSDPVVVTPRLMLAPVLKCSALKEEVAEETKSQSNIPPDSSVYSDPQTDGLCHNCAGDPEPEEVKRRGRHGATGDTVDQEITILVTQHDSIGVVEQEEEEQEEEEEEEEEERREEIMSFIHSTEPEASVDVDNIEGVKVVPPVPQNSLDDGRSDNVAQPESAETVMNPDSHGNRQEDSLPPSGEDIRTEMKQMTSPQSLTKNKHPEQIGEESKLLSEEQPNQTEQHSLVDRSGTAQPIQTEQHCLVDRSGTAQPIQTEQHSLVDRSGTAQLIQTEQHSLVDRSGTAQTELHSLVDRSGTAQPIQTELHSLVDNSGTAQPNQTEQHSLVDRSGTAQPNQTEQHHSLASSPITPTQGVGTYAFPFPASSRCLEVVQYQSVATSPMTPPQGAGADAFLFPASSRRTGAETKDAELQVGQQVEFRSVSTAPMTPKTAPATPTAFAELSEREGEEKKEESEGEEKKEKRERGESTKETKEDRREEKSEVKAKEGEEQTKQEERSDEPVQEVRWDERGMTWEVYGAVVEVAVLGSAIQKHLEKQVEKLRKHPSPALPPPLNPAAMPLPSTPPPLNPAAMPLPSTPPPLNPAALPLPSTPPPLNPAAMTLPCTPPPLNPATMPMPLPTTPPPLNPAAMPLTSNPPPASGTTQGLLGKGLAWKRGEREGKRGRRRRNPFRLLLKNMQQPNCCSRAHSTE, encoded by the coding sequence aTGCAGACCCAGGTTAGTCTGGAGGTGGTTCCGTACCAGTCTGTAGCCACCAGTCCCATGATCCCACCCCAGGGGGCTGGCGCCGACGCCTTCCCCTTCCCAGCATCCTCTAGGAGTCTAAAGGTGGTTCTGTGCCAGTCTGTAGCCACCAGTCCCATGACCCCACCCCAGGGGGCTGGCGCTGACGCCTTCCCCTTCCCAGCATCCTCTAGGAGTCTAAAGGTGGTTCAGTGCCAGTCTGTAGCCACCAGTCCCATGACCCCACCCCAGGGGGCTGGCGCTGACGCCTTCCCCTTCCCAGCATCCTCTAGGAGTCTAAAGGTGgttcagcagcactctgtagccACCAGTCCCATGACCCCACCCCAGGGGGCTGGCGCCGACGCCTTCCCCTTCCCAGCATCCTCTAGGAGTCTAAAGGTGgttcagcagcactctgtagccACCAGTCCCATGACCCCACCCCAGGGGGCTGGCGCCGACGCCTTCCCCTTCCCAGCATCCTCTAGGAGTCTAAAGGTGGTACAAAACCACTCTGTAGCCACCAGTCCCATGACCCCACCCCAGGGGGCAGGCGCCGACGCCTTCCCCTTCCCAGCATCCTCTAGGAGTCTAAAGGTGGTACAAAACCACTCTGTAGCCACCAGTCCCATGACCCCACCCCAGGGGGCTGGCGCCGACGCCTTCCCCTTCCCAGCAGCCTCTAGGCCGGGTGCGGAGACTAAGGACGCAGAGCTGCAGGTGGTGCACCAGGTGGAGTTCCGTTCTGTCGCCACTGCACCCATGActccaaaaaacaacaacagcccCACCATCCCATCTGCCTTCCCAGAGCTCaacaggagagaaggggaggagaggacggaggagaggagagagaaagaggggagggacgAGAGGGAAACGACATCGGACCCTGTTGTAGTTACTCCTCGTCTGATGTTAGCTCCGGTACTGAAATGTAGCGCTCTGAAAGAGGAGGTGGCTGAAGAGACAAAGTCTCAGTCCAACATCCCTCCAGATAGCTCGGTTTACTCAGATCCTCAGACTGATGGACTCTGTCACAACTGCGCTGGTGATCCAGAACCAGAGGAGGTTAAAAGGAGAGGGCGACATGGGGCGACTGGGGACACTGTCGATCAAGAGATTACCATTCTGGTCACCCAGCATGACAGCATCGGAGTTGTGGaacaagaggaggaggaacaagaggaggaggaagaagaggaggaggaggagagaagggaggagattATGTCATTTATTCACTCCACTGAGCCTGAGGCGTCTGTGGACGTAGACAACATTGAGGGGGTGAAGGTCGTTCCTCCGGTGCCCCAAAACAGCCTGGACGATGGGAGAAGTGACAACGTAGCTCAACCAGAAAGCGCAGAGACGGTCATGAACCCCGACTCACACGGAAACAGACAGGAagattctctccctccttccggtGAAGACATCCGAACGGAAATGAAGCAGATGACATCACCACAATCTCTGACTAAAAACAAGCACCCTGAACAAATAGGAGAGGAATCGAAGCTCCTTAGTGAGGAGCAACCCAACCAGACAGAACAGCACAGCCTAGTGGACAGGAGTGGAACTGCCCAACCCATCCAGACAGAACAACACTGCCTAGTGGACAGGAGTGGAACTGCCCAACCCATCCAGACAGAACAGCACAGCCTAGTGGACAGGAGTGGAACTGCCCAACTCATCCAGACAGAACAGCACAGCCTAGTGGACAGGAGTGGAACTGCCCAGACAGAACTGCATAGCCTAGTGGACAGGAGTGGAACTGCCCAACCCATCCAGACAGAACTGCACAGCCTAGTGGACAACAGTGGAACTGCCCAACCCAACCAGACAGAACAGCACAGCCTAGTGGACAGGAGTGGAACTGCCCAACCCAACCAGACAGAACAGCACCACTCTTTAGCCTCCAGCCCCATCACCCCAACCCAGGGGGTCGGCACCTACGCCTTCCCCTTCCCAGCATCCTCTAGGTGTCTGGAGGTGGTTCAGTACCAGTCTGTAGCCACCAGTCCCATGACCCCACCCCAGGGGGCTGGCGCCGACGCCTTCCTCTTCCCAGCATCCTCTAGGAGGACGGGTGCGGAGACTAAGGACGCTGAGCTGCAGGTGGGCCAGCAGGTGGAGTTTCGTTCTGTCTCCACGGCACCCATGACACCAAAAACGGCCCCCGCCACCCCCACAGCCTTCGCAGAGctcagcgagagagagggggaggagaagaaagaggagagcgagggggaggagaagaaagagaaacgagagaggggggagagtacaAAAGAGACGAAGGAGGACAGAAGGGAAGAGAAATCTGAAGTGAAAGCAAAAGAGGGTGAGGAGCAGACAAAGCAAGAGGAGAGGTCAGACGAGCCGGTGCAGGAGGTGAGGTGGGACGAGAGGGGGATGACGTGGGAGGTGTATGGAGCGGTGGTAGAGGTAGCCGTCCTGGGCTCAGCCATACAGAAACACCTGGAGAAGCAGGTTGAGAAGCTCAGAAAGCATCCCTCCCCTGCCCTGCCTCCTCCCCTCAACCCAGCCGCCATGCCCCTGCCCAGTACCCCTCCTCCCCTAAACCCAGCCGCCATGCCCctgccctccacccctcctcccctcaaccCAGCCGCCTTGCCCctgccctccacccctcctcccctaaACCCAGCCGCCATGACCCTGCCCtgtacccctcctcccctcaaccCAGCCACCATGCCCATGCCCCtgcccaccacccctcctcccctaaACCCAGCTGCCATGCCCCTGACTTCCAACCCTCCACCAGCCTCTGGGACCACCCAGGGGTTGTTGGGTAAGGGCTTGGCCTGGAAGAGAGGGGAgcgggaggggaagagaggcagGCGCCGGAGGAACCCTTTCCGTTTGCTGTTGAAGAACATGCAGCAGCCCAACTGTTGCTCCCGAGCTCATTCTACTGAGTGA